A single Ptiloglossa arizonensis isolate GNS036 chromosome 2, iyPtiAriz1_principal, whole genome shotgun sequence DNA region contains:
- the LOC143154954 gene encoding sodium/potassium-transporting ATPase subunit beta-2-like, with protein sequence MVSKDTKMIPQETNFYVKPPSMSTSQSVKTFIYNRETGAFMGRTASSWGKIGLFYLIFYGVLAALVAICFWGFFQTLDPRIPRWQLERSIIGTNPGLGFRPRPPPENVESTLIWYRGTDSENFKYWIDSLQAFLKDYITPGSVPGLGANINKCDYNQPPPPGKVCDVDVKNWQPCTKENKYNYHKNAPCIFLKLNKIYGWKPEFYNDTETLPEKMPLDLKEHIADIKANNSLQLNTVWISCEGENPADQENIGPIRYIPRRGFPGYFYPFENSEGYLSPLVAVHFVRPRTGILINVECKAWARNIKHSRHDEMGAVHLELMID encoded by the exons ATGGTCAGCAAGGATACCAAGATGATTCCCCAGGAGACGAACTTCTACGTGAAGCCGCCGAGCATGTCAACGAGCCAGTCTGTCAAGACTTTTATTTACAATCGTGAAACCGGCGCGTTTATGGGCAGAACAGCCAGTAGTTGGG GTAAAATTGGACTGTTCTATCTGATATTTTATGGGGTGCTCGCGGCGCTGGTTGCAATTTGCTTCTGGGGTTTCTTTCAAACGTTGGATCCAAGGATACCGAGGTGGCAGTTGGAACGTTCGATAATTGGAACAAATCCTG GTTTGGGATTCAGGCCTAGGCCACCGCCAGAAAATGTGGAGAGCACGTTGATTTGGTATAGGGGAACCGATAGCGAGAACTTTAAATATTGGATTGATTCGTTGCAGGCATTTCTCAAAG ATTACATAACGCCTGGTTCGGTGCCCGGTCTTGGTGCAAACATTAACAAATGTGACTACAATCAACCACCACCCCCTGGTAAAGTCTGCGACGTCGACGTCAAAAACTGGCAACCTTGTACCAAAGAGAACAAATATAATTATCACAAAAATGCTCCGTGCATTTTCCTCAAGCTTAACAAG ATATATGGCTGGAAACCAGAATTTTACAACGACACAGAAACATTACCAGAGAAGATGCCACTCGATCTCAAGGAGCATATCGCCGATATAAAAGCAAACAATTCTTTGCAACTTAACACGGTGTGGATATCTTGCGAGGGCGAGAATCCAGCCGATCAAGAAAACATCGGACCGATTCGTTATATACCGCGAAGAGGTTTCCCTGGTTATTTCTATCCGTTTGAAAATTCCGAGGGATATCTCAGTCCCTTGGTAGCTGTTCATTTTGTTCGTCCTCGCA CCGGAATTTTAATAAACGTAGAGTGCAAGGCGTGGGCAAGAAACATAAAACACAGCCGTCACGACGAAATGGGCGCAGTCCATTTGGAGTTGATGATAGATTAA
- the LOC143143385 gene encoding uncharacterized protein LOC143143385, with protein MALLRITVPRISHAENAFLNKTQCTRYVTVHQNCISGLHVTSIRRYPDPPVLPLPTNVSEIFANETGRFTPERARDIATPVLLHGHNICKSFFSEQSTKSTQCPSVPVTCEDTHVDSYDCFGAVSLNGTMQSNVPKPFCSSGKSTHFNMPGGQWAKDGKYIAENMQKSHYRSNRLPQLKLETSGSVSQILTMTTLIKKEFQSKHIFNVRYSTNAQQQSNSIQTTNKDQNIANNLSKKEKFRKIVREYGSTIIVFHIVLSLISLGGCYVAVLSGIDITSYVEMIWGDINEYTDKVLKNSSYFVLAYAIHKMFAPVRLSITMAVTPFLVRYLRRLGILKNPQIKIKNKT; from the exons ATGGCGTTATTACGTATCACTGTTCCTCGTATTTCCCATGCAG AAAATGCCTTCTTAAACAAAACGCAGTGTACACGGTACGTAACGGTGCATCAAAATTGCATAAGTGGTCTACATGTGACAAGCATCCGTCGTTATCCTGATCCTCCTGTATTACCGCTTCCTACAAACGTCTCCGAAATATTTGCGAACGAAACCGGTCGCTTTACACCTGAAAGAGCGCGTGATATTGCTACACCAGTGTTATTGCATGGTCATAATATTTGCAAATCTTTCTTTTCCGAACAATCGACGAAATCAACACAGTGTCCTAGTGTTCCGGTGACCTGTGAAGACACGCATGTAGACTCGTACGATTGTTTTGGAGCTGTCAGTTTGAATGGTACGATGCAAAGTAATGTGCCAAAACCATTCTGCTCTAGCGGCAAATCGACGCATTTTAACATGCCGGGCGGACAGTGGGCTAAGGACGGGAAGTACATTGCCGAAAACATGCAAAAATCGCATTATCGAAGCAACCGTTTACCACAATTAAAATTGGAAACAAGTG GTTCCGTAAGTCAGATTCTCACAATGACCACCCTTATAAAAAAAGAGTTTCAGTCAAAACATATTTTCAATGTGAGATATTCAACAAATGCACAGCAGCAGTCCAACAGTATACAGACTACTAACAAAGACCAAAATATAGCTAACAATTTAAGCAAGAAAGAAAAGTTTCGGAAAATAGTAAGGGAGTACGGATCTACCATTATCGTATTTCATATAGTTCTGTCTCTAATATCTCTTGGTGGTTGTTATGTAGCTGTACTAAG TGGAATAGATATAACCTCTTATGTTGAAATGATATGGGGAGATATAAACGAATATACAGACAAGGTATTAAAAAATTCGTCATACTTCGTATTGGCATACGCTATTCACAAAATGTTTGCGCCTGTCCGACTTTCGATTACAATGGCCGTAACACCATTTCTTGTAAGGTACTTACGAAGACTCGGGATTCTTAAAAATCcgcaaattaaaataaaaaacaaaacttGA
- the Fz gene encoding frizzled class receptor yields the protein MILCYATIYGFLVAVLGVNALHAKDPLAHHGRCEPISINLCMNIPYNETIMPNLMNHQKQEDAGQEVHQFAPLVKMKCSPDLRFFLCTVYAPVCTIIDRAIPPCRSLCESARAGCERLMNSFGFAWPDNLDCSKLPENGGPELCVGHNETTPPEPSAPVYPPPRMPVAEFQPSWTGGPKPFGSGFMVGARDFGFVCPLQFKVPLELGYSLKVGDKVESNCGAPCDGMFFTERERRFSRIWVGTWASVCAASCFFTFLTFLIDTDRFRYPERPIIFLSVCYLMVALAYVIGWAAGNSISCREPFPPPLERIQMASTITQGTKHELCTVLFMILYFFGMASSIWWVILTLTWFLAAGLKWGHEAIEANSQYFHLAAWAAPAIKTVTILAMGKVEGDILSGVCYVGLWNVEALRGFVLAPLCVYLILGTAFLLAGFVSLFRIRTVMKHDGTKTDKLEKLMIRIGIFSVLYIVPALIVIACLFYEQAYFDQWMLTWNMEMCSRPGPQSLYSMPCPVGERTRDVGRRPEFEVFMIKYLMAMIVGITSSFWVWSSKTLTSWRQFFNHIQGRRAEAYV from the exons ATGATTCTGTGTTACGCGACAATCTACGGGTTTTTGGTGGCCGTGCTCGGTGTCAATGCTCTACACGCAAAAGATCCGTTGGCACATCACGGAAGATGCGAACCGATTTCGATCAATTTATGCATGAATATACCGTACAACGAAACAATTATGCCGAATTTAATGAACCACCAAAAACAAGAGGACGCCGGCCAAGAGGTGCATCAGTTCGCACCCTTGGTCAAGATGAAATGCAGCCctgatcttcgtttctttctatgcaCAGTGTACGCGCCCGTATGTACTATCATCGACAGGGCTATACCCCCATGCAGATCGTTATGCGAGAGTGCTCGTGCGGGATGTGAACGTTTGATGAACAGTTTCGGTTTTGCCTGGCCCGATAATCTCGATTGTTCCAAGTTGCCCGAAAACGGCGGTCCGGAACTTTGTGTTGGCCATAACGAAACCACACCACCGGAACCCTCGGCACCGGTGTATCCACCACCCCGTATGCCAGTAGCGGAATTTCAACCATCCTGGACAGGAGGACCAAAACCATTCGGTAGTGGCTTTATGGTCGGCGCCAGAGACTTCGGCTTTGTTTGTCCCTTGCAGTTCAAGGTTCCGCTCGAACTCGGTTACTCCCTGAAGGTCGGCGATAAAGTCGAGTCTAATTGCGGCGCACCTTGTGATGGAATGTTTTTCACTGAAAGGGAACGACGATTTTCAAGAATCTGGGTCGGTACTTGGGCGTCCGTTTGTGCAGCTTCTTGTTTTTTCACCTTCCTGACATTTCTCATTGACACCGATAGATTCag GTATCCGGAAAGGCCAATCATCTTCTTGTCAGTCTGTTACCTTATGGTAGCATTGGCATATGTGATTGGTTGGGCTGCTGGTAATTCTATTTCATGCAGAGAACCTTTCCCACCTCCTTTAGAGAGAATTCAAATGGCATCAACGATAACACAAGGTACCAAGCACGAATTGTGCACGGTACTTTTTATGATACTATACTTTTTCGGGATGGCATCTAGTATATGGTGGGTCATCCTAACATTGACATGGTTCTTAGCTGCTGGTTTAAAATGGGGCCACGAAGCCATAGAAGCTAATTCACAATATTTCCATTTAGCTGCTTGGGCTGCACCAGCAATAAAAACAGTTACTATTCTTGCAATGGGAAAGGTGGAAG GAGATATATTGTCAGGTGTTTGTTATGTGGGACTTTGGAACGTTGAAGCCTTGCGTGGGTTTGTTTTAGCACCGTTGTGTGTCTATCTCATTCTTGGAACTGCCTTCTTGTTAGCAGGATTTGTGTCTCTTTTCCGTATACGTACAGTTATGAAACACGATGGTACAAAGACTGATAAATTAGAGAAATTAATGATTCGTATTGGCATATTTTCTGTGTTATACATAGTTCCTGCACTGATTGTAATTGCTTGTTTATTTTACGAGCAAGCTTACTTTGACCAGTGGATGTTAACTTGGAATATGGAGATGTGTTCAAGACCTGGACCACAATCTTTGTATTCAATGCCATGTCCTGTTGGTGAACGCACCCGCGATGTTGGGAGGCGTCCAGAATTTGAGGTTTtcatgataaaatatttaatggcTATGATTGTTGGTATAACAAGTAGCTTTTGGGTATGGTCGAGTAAAACTCTCACCAGTTGGCGACAGTTTTTTAATCATATACAAGGACGTCGCGCAGAAGCGTATGTTTAA